Proteins co-encoded in one Natrinema sp. CBA1119 genomic window:
- a CDS encoding IS6 family transposase, translated as MAKIDRLNGCSDWIDLSFVERERTPRQLMELGIRLHLAGLSLSNTVRELEKFGVERSRKAVHDWVQKADLQPTTDANPNHVALDETVIRIDDHQYWLYAAVDPETNRILHMRLFSTTTTALTERFLRELIEKHDVEDAVFLVDGAQHLQTALRRHGLRFRYEKQGNRNAVERIFREIKRRTSSFSNCFSHVKPSTAESWLQAFAVWQNATN; from the coding sequence ATGGCAAAAATCGACCGCCTCAACGGTTGTAGCGACTGGATCGATTTGAGTTTTGTGGAGCGAGAGCGGACACCGCGTCAGCTAATGGAGCTCGGTATTCGACTCCACCTTGCTGGACTATCGCTTTCGAATACCGTTCGAGAACTCGAGAAGTTCGGTGTCGAGCGTTCGCGAAAGGCTGTTCACGATTGGGTACAGAAAGCTGATCTACAGCCAACAACTGATGCGAATCCGAATCACGTTGCGCTCGACGAAACCGTGATTCGAATCGATGATCACCAGTATTGGCTGTATGCTGCAGTCGATCCTGAAACGAACAGAATCCTCCATATGCGGTTATTTTCGACGACTACGACCGCATTGACTGAACGGTTTCTGCGAGAACTAATCGAGAAACACGATGTCGAAGACGCTGTGTTTCTCGTCGATGGCGCACAACATCTCCAGACAGCACTCCGCCGACACGGACTCCGATTTCGATACGAAAAACAGGGAAATCGGAACGCTGTCGAACGTATCTTTCGAGAGATAAAACGACGTACCTCTTCATTCTCTAACTGTTTCAGCCACGTCAAACCATCAACCGCAGAATCATGGCTCCAGGCCTTCGCTGTCTGGCAGAATGCTACAAACTAA
- a CDS encoding helix-turn-helix domain-containing protein, with translation MELLFEDIRSAGDEPWKIIVWAMGDDFEKYESTLTIGPTIDTYDCLTKLPEKRLYGLRLSDEGQHQTIHTVSVEHDITIIRLTATAYKEELLARFPSRDAVVHLRKACLERNRRFELLNLYEEKSVKKDGGLESRYGITTGQKEALLTALEKGYFNVPRETTMDEIAEELCISTSALSTRLRRGQQALLLNTLA, from the coding sequence ATGGAGCTTCTTTTTGAGGATATCCGTTCGGCAGGGGATGAACCGTGGAAGATAATTGTATGGGCAATGGGCGACGACTTTGAAAAATACGAAAGTACACTCACTATAGGTCCAACGATTGATACTTATGATTGTCTAACAAAATTGCCAGAGAAACGTTTGTATGGGCTAAGGCTATCAGATGAGGGGCAACACCAAACAATCCATACGGTTTCTGTAGAACACGACATAACGATTATTCGTCTTACTGCGACGGCTTACAAGGAAGAACTTTTAGCTCGATTTCCGTCACGCGATGCAGTTGTTCATTTGCGAAAGGCTTGTCTTGAACGGAATCGACGATTCGAATTGCTTAACCTCTATGAAGAAAAATCGGTAAAGAAGGATGGGGGCCTTGAAAGCCGATACGGTATTACGACCGGGCAAAAGGAGGCTCTTCTTACTGCTCTTGAAAAAGGCTATTTCAATGTACCGAGGGAAACAACAATGGATGAGATCGCTGAGGAACTCTGCATCTCTACATCCGCTCTGTCAACTCGGCTTCGGCGTGGACAGCAAGCACTGCTTCTCAATACATTAGCCTAA
- a CDS encoding HalOD1 output domain-containing protein, whose protein sequence is MTPSLIQNKPPVNAVTEAVAEATDSNPLELPPLYDAIDPDALNTLFNGSETNIQVLFQYAGFEIVVQDGEVEIEPLQGEF, encoded by the coding sequence ATGACACCGAGCTTGATACAGAACAAACCACCAGTAAACGCAGTAACCGAAGCCGTAGCAGAAGCAACCGACAGTAACCCACTGGAACTTCCTCCGCTATACGACGCTATAGACCCAGACGCATTGAATACACTATTCAATGGATCCGAAACGAACATCCAAGTGCTATTCCAATACGCAGGTTTCGAGATAGTAGTACAAGATGGGGAGGTTGAGATAGAACCACTTCAGGGAGAGTTCTGA